The Bosea beijingensis genome contains the following window.
CATGGCCGGAACGCATGTCCTGACCACGTCTGGCGTCATCATCACGACGCGGCCGCAGACGACGGGCGAGTGCATCTTCACGCGCGACCCCAACGCGACCCGCGCGGGGGTTATCCTTCAGTTCGGCACGACGGCGATGCGCCCGCGCCTCGGCGCGGCCGGCGGCTGGCTGCGGATCAAAGGCGTGACAATCGACCGGACGGGCACGTCCACTTTCTTTGGCGAGGCCTCGTCGCGCCTGCGCGTGATCGTCGAGGATTTCGCCTTCGCCAACAATTCGCAGAACGCCACGATCTTCTCGAATAGCGATGTCGGCTGGATCGGCGGCTCCTTCACCGGACTGACCGGCAACAGCATCCTCGGCCCGACATCGGCTGGGGACCATCTGCTGATGCGCGGTGTTTCAGGCGATCTGAACGGTGGGGCCTTGCAGCTCTGGACGATTCTGGGCTGCAATATCGAACGACCCGCTCAAATCAACTCCGGCACGAAATCGGCCTCCGGCGCCATCCTCGCCTTCAACAGGATCCAGGGCCCGACCAGCACGACCTGCATCGGGCTCGCCTCGACGTCGGACGTGGTCGGCTGCGCGATCCTGCAGAACGTCCTGGAATGGACGAGCGCCGCGACCGGGCACTTCGTCGGCATCTCGAATGACGGCCAGGCCGGCAACAGCACGCATCTCGTCATGCACCACAACACGATCGCGGGCTTCTGGAACAGCGGACGCTGCAACCTGCTCTATGACGAAGGCCCGACCGCGCGATCGAACAAGCTCTACTCCTTCGTCGGGAACATCCATGTCGCGATCAATACGAAGGGCGATGTCTTCCGTGGTGCGAATGAAGCCGGCGCGGATGCGGCCTCGCGCACGGGGAACTGGGCCTATCTCTACGGCGTCGGCTGCCGGGGCGAGTTCTCGCAATTCATCGACGCGAACAATGGCGGCCTCGGCACGTCCTTCGCGCAGGACTATCCGGGCCTCGATGCCATTATCGGGACGAGCAACAGCACCCGCAACAACCCGCTGTTCACGAACGACCAGGCGACCACGAGCGGCCCCACGGCAGGTTCCGGGGGCGGCGACTACAGCCTCCAGGCCGGATCGCCCGCGATCGGCCGCGTCAAGGCCCCCGTGCTGGCCTTCGATCTCGCAGGCCAGGCCCGCAGCGCCACGGCTTCAGCGGCTGGTGCTTACGAGAGGCTGATACCCTGACCCGAGCCGCCGGCTTCCGAATTGAGGCACGTCCGGGCTTGCGGTCCACGCGCAAACCCTGGTCCGGACGGAGCATCGATGTCGGCAAACCATCCCCTTGGGTCGGGGTTATCTCCATGCCTGGCCATGCCGCAGCTCAGTAGGCGGTTCGCTGCCCCAGGACGACCAGGCCGGTCCGGAGAATGATCATGATATCCAGCCAGATCGACCAGTTGTCGATATACCAGATGTCCTTCTCGATGCGCGCCTTCATGTTCTCGACATGCGGCGTCTCGCCTCGCAATCCCTTGACCTGCGCCCAGCCGGTGATGCCCGGCTTGGCGTGATGGCGGAAGGCGTAATCCTCGATCAGTTGCGAATAGTAGTCATCATGGGCGACCGCGTGCGGACGCGGTCCCACAATCGACATATGGCCCGCAAGCACGTTCCAGAGCTGCGGCAGCTCGTCGATGCTCGTGCGGCGCAGCAACCGACCAACGCGCGTGACGCGCGCGTCGCCCCGCTTGGCCTGAACTATGACCCCGCCATCGTCCTGAACCGCCATCGAGCGCAGCTTCAGGATCAGGAAGGGCTTGCCGCCGAAGCCACGCCGCGCCTGCTTGAACAGGACCGGACCGGGGCTGTCGAGCCTCACGGCCAGTGCCGCGATCAGGAAAAGCGGGCTGAGCAGGAGCAGCCCGGTCAACGATACCGCGATGTCGAGGCTGCGCTTGAGAAAGCGCTCGGTGAGCGATAGCGGCGCGCGCTGATACTCCGCCAGGATCAGCGAGCCGACCTTCTTCAACGGGCGCGTCAGGACCTTGCGCGTCACCGGATCCAGCGCAAACCGGACGGGCACCGGCACGACCCGCAGCCGCTCGACCACCGCGTCGAGATGCGACAAGGCGTCATGACCGGCCAGCAGGATGACCTCGTCGAGCTGGCCGAGCCTGAACCGTTCATCGACGAAGGCGATGAGCTGATCGATCCGGCCATCGGACGGCCCGATCGACATCACCTGCGACCCGACCGGCCGCAAGCCGCTATTGCGGAGCTCGCGCATGCGCGCGAGGTCGGCCGTGTTGCCGGCATCGAGATCCTCCCCGATCCGCACGACCAGCACATTCGTGGTGAAGGCGACATTATTCTCCATCGCCTGACGGACGAGTCGCGGCCAGAACACGCGGATGAACGTGATTCCCACCGCTCCCCCGGCGGCATGGAGGATGATCGTCGCACGCGAGTATTGGGCACTTATCTTGAACAAGAAGGCGCATAGCACGATGAACGCCAAAGTCAGCGCCCAGATCTTCATCGCCGACGTGATGCTGGCACGGCGATCGGCATGCGTCTTCGGCTCGTAACCGCCGGTCAAATAGGACAACGTGACAAACAGCACCGCGGTCATCAACGCGACACTCAGGAAGTCAACGTCGAGAACCTTTCTGCCTGACCGAATAAAATTCTGGTAGATCCAGGTGGCACAGCCGCCGACCATCATGATCGCGAGGGCGTCGGCAAGGGCCGCCACAGGCTGCAGAGCACCATACCCTAACGAGAATCTGGATATGCCCCGCCTAACACCCTCGGCCGAATGCTCACCGACACCAACAGGCAGCATCCCGCCAACCCTCGTATACCACACACTAACATGGTTACTGGAACCTTAACTATTAATACAAGCAAAGCAAGCCTTTTCTCGCGTGAATCCGAAGTTCGCTGGCGTGCAGAACAGCCGCCATGATAGAAGCACGATCATAAGGCATAACGGCATCGAAGAGATGACGTTGCGTTCTTTGAGGCATTAACGCCGTCGCGCAAGCACAACCTTACGTAGCGACGCAGTCTATCCCAATCAGGAGCAGCGCATGAAGATCGTAATGGTTGGGTCTGGCTATGTTGGCTTGGTCTCCGGGGCTTGCTTTGCGGATTTCGGGCATGACGTGGTGTGCGTCGACAAGGTGGAGAGCAAGGTCGCGGCGCTGAAGCGCGGCGAGATCCCGATCTTCGAGCCCGGCCTGTCGGAACTGGTGCGCAGCAACGCGGCGGCGGGGCGCCTGTCCTTCACCACCGATCTCGCCGGGCCCGTCGCGGACGCGGATGCGGTGTTCATCGCGGTCGGCACGCCCTCGCGCCGCGGCGACGGCTTCGCGGACCTGTCCTATGTCTATGCCGCGACCCGCGAGATCGCCGGGGCGATCCGCGGCTATACCGTGATCGTGACCAAGTCGACGGTTCCGGTCGGCACCCAATGGGAATCCCGCCCCCGGCCCCAAATTCGAATACAACCTCCGCTGGTTCGACCGGCTACTAAGCCATGCAGACGAGCTTCTCTCGTACGGTGTGCCGATCGCGCTCGTAGGCGATTTTAATGTCATGCCGACGGAACTCGACGTTTACGCACCCGAGCGATGGCGAGATGACGCCCTCTTTCGTCCAGAGGTCAGAAACGCCTTTGCCGACCTGGTCAATCAGGGTTGGACGGACGCCGTCAGGCACCTTCACCCGAGAGAGCGCATCTACACGTTCTGGAAGTACTGGCGGAACTCGTTCGAACGTGACGCCGGCCTTCGCCTCGACCACCTCCTGCTTAGCCCTACCCTGGCGCCGCTGTTGAAATCCGCGGAGGTCCGACGGTCGCCGCGAGGCTGGGAGCACACGAGCGACCACGCGCCGGTGATGGTCGAGCTTCTGCCGGCATAGCGGAGGGAGTCTCCGCCCAGGCAGTCTCGGGTCTGAGGGAGGAAGCATCGACGTTCGTGCCTGCCACAACGCCAACAGGAAACTAGCGGAGCTGTACAAAGCCGATGCCCGGGGAACTCGACCGGCACGACTATCGTTCGTGGGCAGCGTGGCCCCTTCAGTGTCGCGCCTGAAAACCGCGTGGGAGGGGATCGGCAGGTGAGCTGGTC
Protein-coding sequences here:
- a CDS encoding exopolysaccharide biosynthesis polyprenyl glycosylphosphotransferase — protein: MLPVGVGEHSAEGVRRGISRFSLGYGALQPVAALADALAIMMVGGCATWIYQNFIRSGRKVLDVDFLSVALMTAVLFVTLSYLTGGYEPKTHADRRASITSAMKIWALTLAFIVLCAFLFKISAQYSRATIILHAAGGAVGITFIRVFWPRLVRQAMENNVAFTTNVLVVRIGEDLDAGNTADLARMRELRNSGLRPVGSQVMSIGPSDGRIDQLIAFVDERFRLGQLDEVILLAGHDALSHLDAVVERLRVVPVPVRFALDPVTRKVLTRPLKKVGSLILAEYQRAPLSLTERFLKRSLDIAVSLTGLLLLSPLFLIAALAVRLDSPGPVLFKQARRGFGGKPFLILKLRSMAVQDDGGVIVQAKRGDARVTRVGRLLRRTSIDELPQLWNVLAGHMSIVGPRPHAVAHDDYYSQLIEDYAFRHHAKPGITGWAQVKGLRGETPHVENMKARIEKDIWYIDNWSIWLDIMIILRTGLVVLGQRTAY